In one Agelaius phoeniceus isolate bAgePho1 chromosome 21, bAgePho1.hap1, whole genome shotgun sequence genomic region, the following are encoded:
- the AKNA gene encoding microtubule organization protein AKNA isoform X1, producing the protein MASPAPWLRWTQTELTRWHGEEEEEEEEEEEEDDFERRMDEDGVIGLGEGARSPPWGGSEELEEGSPAQEGPWHPRQEPAEEDEERGSSGADEGPWGAESDGDPDPELSSGGCWGSGSSGSPEAVRAGRALCRPRGCSTDGGDTSGLSDASPGPGPPSRQHRGWGTAGDTIGGHRQEWSPRRSLPPQLSPDGPSPERVPEPQRAGTGMAPAGSAPTGQPQGAGNAPAPQGHGRSRVPKKAAPAVVPPKPARQSRSLSPRRRTGAKGTKDPSGTGTEGTQYGRGRLNHPLPDLSKVEARVKFDQSYRPPRGRVLPARPRGPIGFKSPAEIVREVLLSSGEGASPQPPSTAGLPQEFRSPRQATALVQQLQDDYHKLLTKYAEAENTIDQLRLGARVSLFSDPPQPSRSLAMGTVATGSRVMTLSIPQARTAALGMATAPATAPASPAAAAAPGPSEQGGSPQPRSPPLPGGCCPTCPGPCCCPGPRLTRALAGQSRRLQAQVESFESWVRAGTPTPSEQLQRMRMLKDAQDALEREYLRGRQQLPATAGGFDPDRAVEGEIYRLGLRLEGLKERLEPGARRQPHPQPLPQPPPQHPLQPPCPPASSPPPAAHSPCPKSPALVEDPQGTAEDSEGVAGGLPWPLWHKQRQVEEDFGDLLEQYKHFKSLPESLSLERLSLVGSQSQEEVDAPTAGDSGPSKVPCRTRSLEEEPNLEPLALRLPQRRAATLPPRELPNLEETLGHPSPATAEEPPASAKPPLGVPGPPRVSLSLGGTGSGATQPGPRKEQQRIVSPETDSGFVGSEASRVSPPVHTPEHHPPGPRAPGSLGPSVPIPSRLRSPREREMTPLPSETALMGIYLPEGTGGPPSSPSQSSSPPRWAEGSEVGPDPDGDGTHTDSEVAARICASAGGHPPAMARSPTSPLPSPQTPSPTLLSPDLPSLDPAHCDLLGSRLERDQAIRALQDEVWRLRRRLEESLCHSRSYPEGKGTPGVTPARRQPVASGASAPQDATPSGEPSPPVRGRAAPRVTPMRRGRSASLPRSKPELDLGLQLGPGGCHPPSLSSTAASESEPGPRAPPALRKHLGKAPGPVTFRGQHAGTRYQAGTPRATPAPREEPGTSGCPRCHRGRTASAAFGGGDTPRHPQHSTPRRTSCPTCRAPTGSRDTATHAEHVPGGSCPPGPQAGAQKLEQPGIWYLAATPAATVCLAPVPLVPYVPSMLYCSPAVPTSAPALAGVPLGVPRRAERPPRPQGHQRRLSLELEELEELNWCLGRAVEAAQSARLSSSRISRALAAELGRPRGSCLF; encoded by the exons ATGGCCAGCCCGGCACCATGGCTGCGCTGGACACAAACAGAGCTGACGCGCTGGCacggcgaggaggaggaggaggaggaggaggaggaggaagaagacgACTTTGAAAGGCGGATGGACGAGGATGGGGTCATCGGCCTGGGGGAGGGTGCCAGGAGCCCCCCGTGGG GTGGCagtgaggagctggaggaggggtCCCCGGCGCAGGAGGGGCCGTGGCACccgcggcaggagccggccgaggaggatgaggagcgGGGCAGCTCCGGGGCGGACGAGGGGCCCTGGGGGGCGGAGAGCGATGGGGACCCCGACCCCGAGCTGTCctctgggggctgctggggctcggGCTCCAGCGGCAGCCCCGAGGCCGTGAGGGCCGGCCGGGCTCTGTGCCggccccggggctgcagcacgGACGGGGGTGACACCTCAGGGCTCTCGGacgccagccctggccctggcccccCGTCCCGCCAGCACCGGGGCTGGGGCACGGCCGGGGACACCATCGgggggcacaggcaggagtgGAGCCCGAGACGGAGCCTCCCCCCGCAGCTCTCCCCCGATGGCCCCAGCCCCGAGCGTGTGCCCGAGCCCCagagagctggcacagggatggcgCCTGCTGGCTCGGCACCCACCGGGCAGCCCCAGGGCGCCGGGAATGCCCCGGCACCCCAAGGGCACGGCAGATCCCGGGTGCCCAAGAAAGCAGCGCCCGCCGTGGTGCCCCCCAAACCCGCCCGGCAGTCGCGGTCCCTGAGCCCCCGGAGGCGAACGGGTGCCAAGGGGACAAAGGATCCCTCGGGAACGGGCACCGAGGGCACCCAGTACGGCCGAGGGCGCCTCAACCACCCCCTGCCCGACCTGTCCAAGGTGGAGGCGCGGGTGAAGTTCGACCAGAGCTACCGCCCGCCCCGGGGCCGGGTGctgcccgcccgcccccgcggCCCCATCGGCTTCAAATCCCCGGCCGAGATCGTCCGGgaggtgctgctgagcagcgGCGAGGGGGCGTCCccgcagccccccagcacggccGGGCTGCCGCAGGAGTTCAGGTCCCCCAGACAAGCCACGGCGCtggtgcagcagctccag gacgATTACCACAAGCTGCTGACCAAGTATGCCGAGGCTGAGAACACCATCGACCAGCTGCGCCTGGGCGCCAGG gtgagcctgTTCTCCGACCCGCCCCAGCCCAGCCGCAGCCTCGCCATGGGCACCGTGGCCACCGGGAGCCGAGTGATGACCCTGAGCATCCCACAGGCACGGACAGCGGCTCTGGGCATGGCCACAGCCCCGGCCACAGCCCCGGCCTCGCCAGCTGCAG ctgcagccccaggaccaTCAGAGCAGGGGGGTTCACCCCAGCCTCGGTCCCCTCCTCTGCCCGGGGGGTGCTGCCCCACCTGCCCCGGGCCGTGCTGCTGCCCCGGCCCCCGGCTCACCCgggccctggcagggcagagccgcaggctgcaggcacag GTGGAATCCTTCGAAAGCTGGGTGCGTGCAGGGACCCCCACACCCTCGGAACAGCTCCAG AGGATGAGGATGCTGAAGGACGCGCAGGATGCCCTGGAGCGGGAATACCTGCGGGGccggcagcagctcccagcgactGCGGGGGGCTTTGATCCTGACCG ggcagtggaaggggaGATTTACCGCCTGGGGCTGCGCCTGGAGGGGCTGAAGGAGCGGCTGGAGCCGGGGGCCAGGCGGCAGccccaccctcagcccctccctcagcccccccctcagcaccctctgcagcccccctgccccccagcctCGTCCCCACCACCGGCCGCCCACTCCCCATGCCCCAAG agccctgcGCTGGTGGAGGATCctcaggggacagcagaggacagcgagggggtggcaggggggctgccctggcccctCTGGCACAAGCAGCGCCAAGTggaggaggattttggggacctgctggagca GTACAAGCACTTCAAGTCCTTGCCGGAGTCGCTGAGCCTGGAGCGGCTGAGCCTGGTGGGGAGCCAGTCCCAGGAGGAGGTGGATGCACCCACGGCAGGGGACAGTGGCCCCAGCAAGGTCCCCTGCAGGACACGGTCACTCGAGGAGGAGCCCAACCTCGAGCCCTTGGCCTT GCGCCTGCCACAGAGAAGAGCTGCGACCCTTCCCCCCAGAGAACTCCCAAACCTGGAGGAGACACTGGGCCACCCCtcccctgccactgctgaggaGCCACCAGCCTCTGCCAAGCCccccctgggggtccctgggccaccacgggtgtccctgtccctcggTGGGACAGGCAGCGGTGCCACCCAGCCCGGGCCCCGCAAG gagcagcagcgcATCGTGTCCCCAGAGACCGACAGTGGCTTCGTGGGCTCGGAGGCCAGCAGGGTGTCACCCCCCGTGCACACCCCTGAGCACCATCCCCCTGGCCCCAG GGCTCCGGGCTCTCTGGGACCCTccgtccccatccccagcaggCTCCGTTCCCCACGGGAGAGAGAGATGACCCCGCTTCCCTCGGAGACGGCACTGATGGGCATCTACCTCCcagagggcacaggggggccccccagcagcccctctcagagcagctcccccCCTCGCTGGGCTGAGGGCAGCGAGGTGGGGCCAGACCCCGACGGTGATGGCA ctCACACGGACTCAGAGGTGGCAGCCAGGATCTGTGCCAGCGCCGGTGGCCACcccccagccatggccaggagccccaccagccccctgccctccccacaaACGCCATCCCCCACCCTCCTGTCCCCCGACCTGCCGTCCCTCGACCCGGCTCACTGTGACCTGCTGGGCTCCCGTCTGGAGCGCGA CCAGGCCATCCGGGCGCTGCAGGACGAGGTGTGGCGGCTGCGGCggaggctggaggagagccTGTGCCACTCCCGCAGCTACCCCGAGGGAAAAGGCACTCCCGGTGTCACCCCGGCCCGGAGGCAGCCGGTGGCCAGCGGAGCATCGGCCCCGCAGGACGCGACACCCTCGGG GGAGCCGAGCCCCCCTGTGCGGGGCAGGGCGGCCCCCAGGGTCACACCCATGCGGAGGGGAAGGTCGGCATCGCTGCCACGGAGCAAGCCCGAGCTGGACCTCG GTCTGCAGCTGGGTCCCGGCGGATGCCACCCCCCTTCCCTGTCCTCCACCGCAGCCTCCGAGTCAGAGCCCGGGCCCCGGGCACCCCCCGCCCTGCGGAAGCACCTTGGGAAGGCCCCGGGGCCGGTGACATTCCGGGGACAGCACGCAG GGACACGGTACCAGGCAGGGACACCACGTGCCACCCCGGCACCCCGGGAAGAGCCGGGCACCTCGGGCTGTCCCCGATGTCACAGGGGCAGGACGGCATCAG CTGCATTTGGGGGAGGTGACACTCccaggcacccccagcacagcacccccaggagAACGTCCTGCCCCACCTGCCGGGCACCCAcgggcagcagggacacagccacacATG CAGAGCATGTCCCTGGTGGCTCCTGTCCCCCAggtccccaggctggagccCAGAAGCTGGAGCAACCTGGAATTTGGTACTTGGCAGCCACCCCTGCTGCCACCGTCTGCCTGGCACCCGTCCCCCTCGTGCCTTACGTGCCCTCCATGCT cTACTGCTCCCCAGCAGTTCCtacctcagccccagccctggccggGGTCCCCCTCGGTGTCCCCCGGCGGGCAGAGCGTCCCCCCCGGCCCCAGGGCCACCAGCGCCGCCTGagcctggagctggaggagctggaggagctgaactGGTGCCTGGGCCGGGCTGTGGAGGCTGCCCAGAGCgccaggctgagctccagccGCATCAGCCGGGCCCTGGCCGCAGAGCTGGGCCGGCCACGGGGCTCCTGCCTCTTCTGA
- the AKNA gene encoding microtubule organization protein AKNA isoform X2, whose amino-acid sequence MASPAPWLRWTQTELTRWHGEEEEEEEEEEEEDDFERRMDEDGVIGLGEGARSPPWGGSEELEEGSPAQEGPWHPRQEPAEEDEERGSSGADEGPWGAESDGDPDPELSSGGCWGSGSSGSPEAVRAGRALCRPRGCSTDGGDTSGLSDASPGPGPPSRQHRGWGTAGDTIGGHRQEWSPRRSLPPQLSPDGPSPERVPEPQRAGTGMAPAGSAPTGQPQGAGNAPAPQGHGRSRVPKKAAPAVVPPKPARQSRSLSPRRRTGAKGTKDPSGTGTEGTQYGRGRLNHPLPDLSKVEARVKFDQSYRPPRGRVLPARPRGPIGFKSPAEIVREVLLSSGEGASPQPPSTAGLPQEFRSPRQATALVQQLQDDYHKLLTKYAEAENTIDQLRLGARVSLFSDPPQPSRSLAMGTVATGSRVMTLSIPQARTAALGMATAPATAPASPAAAAAPGPSEQGGSPQPRSPPLPGGCCPTCPGPCCCPGPRLTRALAGQSRRLQAQVESFESWVRAGTPTPSEQLQRMRMLKDAQDALEREYLRGRQQLPATAGGFDPDRAVEGEIYRLGLRLEGLKERLEPGARRQPHPQPLPQPPPQHPLQPPCPPASSPPPAAHSPCPKSPALVEDPQGTAEDSEGVAGGLPWPLWHKQRQVEEDFGDLLEQYKHFKSLPESLSLERLSLVGSQSQEEVDAPTAGDSGPSKVPCRTRSLEEEPNLEPLALRLPQRRAATLPPRELPNLEETLGHPSPATAEEPPASAKPPLGVPGPPRVSLSLGGTGSGATQPGPRKEQQRIVSPETDSGFVGSEASRVSPPVHTPEHHPPGPRAPGSLGPSVPIPSRLRSPREREMTPLPSETALMGIYLPEGTGGPPSSPSQSSSPPRWAEGSEVGPDPDGDGTHTDSEVAARICASAGGHPPAMARSPTSPLPSPQTPSPTLLSPDLPSLDPAHCDLLGSRLERDQAIRALQDEVWRLRRRLEESLCHSRSYPEGKGTPGVTPARRQPVASGASAPQDATPSGEPSPPVRGRAAPRVTPMRRGRSASLPRSKPELDLGLQLGPGGCHPPSLSSTAASESEPGPRAPPALRKHLGKAPGPVTFRGQHAGTRYQAGTPRATPAPREEPGTSGCPRCHRGRTASAAFGGGDTPRHPQHSTPRRTSCPTCRAPTGSRDTATHEHVPGGSCPPGPQAGAQKLEQPGIWYLAATPAATVCLAPVPLVPYVPSMLYCSPAVPTSAPALAGVPLGVPRRAERPPRPQGHQRRLSLELEELEELNWCLGRAVEAAQSARLSSSRISRALAAELGRPRGSCLF is encoded by the exons ATGGCCAGCCCGGCACCATGGCTGCGCTGGACACAAACAGAGCTGACGCGCTGGCacggcgaggaggaggaggaggaggaggaggaggaggaagaagacgACTTTGAAAGGCGGATGGACGAGGATGGGGTCATCGGCCTGGGGGAGGGTGCCAGGAGCCCCCCGTGGG GTGGCagtgaggagctggaggaggggtCCCCGGCGCAGGAGGGGCCGTGGCACccgcggcaggagccggccgaggaggatgaggagcgGGGCAGCTCCGGGGCGGACGAGGGGCCCTGGGGGGCGGAGAGCGATGGGGACCCCGACCCCGAGCTGTCctctgggggctgctggggctcggGCTCCAGCGGCAGCCCCGAGGCCGTGAGGGCCGGCCGGGCTCTGTGCCggccccggggctgcagcacgGACGGGGGTGACACCTCAGGGCTCTCGGacgccagccctggccctggcccccCGTCCCGCCAGCACCGGGGCTGGGGCACGGCCGGGGACACCATCGgggggcacaggcaggagtgGAGCCCGAGACGGAGCCTCCCCCCGCAGCTCTCCCCCGATGGCCCCAGCCCCGAGCGTGTGCCCGAGCCCCagagagctggcacagggatggcgCCTGCTGGCTCGGCACCCACCGGGCAGCCCCAGGGCGCCGGGAATGCCCCGGCACCCCAAGGGCACGGCAGATCCCGGGTGCCCAAGAAAGCAGCGCCCGCCGTGGTGCCCCCCAAACCCGCCCGGCAGTCGCGGTCCCTGAGCCCCCGGAGGCGAACGGGTGCCAAGGGGACAAAGGATCCCTCGGGAACGGGCACCGAGGGCACCCAGTACGGCCGAGGGCGCCTCAACCACCCCCTGCCCGACCTGTCCAAGGTGGAGGCGCGGGTGAAGTTCGACCAGAGCTACCGCCCGCCCCGGGGCCGGGTGctgcccgcccgcccccgcggCCCCATCGGCTTCAAATCCCCGGCCGAGATCGTCCGGgaggtgctgctgagcagcgGCGAGGGGGCGTCCccgcagccccccagcacggccGGGCTGCCGCAGGAGTTCAGGTCCCCCAGACAAGCCACGGCGCtggtgcagcagctccag gacgATTACCACAAGCTGCTGACCAAGTATGCCGAGGCTGAGAACACCATCGACCAGCTGCGCCTGGGCGCCAGG gtgagcctgTTCTCCGACCCGCCCCAGCCCAGCCGCAGCCTCGCCATGGGCACCGTGGCCACCGGGAGCCGAGTGATGACCCTGAGCATCCCACAGGCACGGACAGCGGCTCTGGGCATGGCCACAGCCCCGGCCACAGCCCCGGCCTCGCCAGCTGCAG ctgcagccccaggaccaTCAGAGCAGGGGGGTTCACCCCAGCCTCGGTCCCCTCCTCTGCCCGGGGGGTGCTGCCCCACCTGCCCCGGGCCGTGCTGCTGCCCCGGCCCCCGGCTCACCCgggccctggcagggcagagccgcaggctgcaggcacag GTGGAATCCTTCGAAAGCTGGGTGCGTGCAGGGACCCCCACACCCTCGGAACAGCTCCAG AGGATGAGGATGCTGAAGGACGCGCAGGATGCCCTGGAGCGGGAATACCTGCGGGGccggcagcagctcccagcgactGCGGGGGGCTTTGATCCTGACCG ggcagtggaaggggaGATTTACCGCCTGGGGCTGCGCCTGGAGGGGCTGAAGGAGCGGCTGGAGCCGGGGGCCAGGCGGCAGccccaccctcagcccctccctcagcccccccctcagcaccctctgcagcccccctgccccccagcctCGTCCCCACCACCGGCCGCCCACTCCCCATGCCCCAAG agccctgcGCTGGTGGAGGATCctcaggggacagcagaggacagcgagggggtggcaggggggctgccctggcccctCTGGCACAAGCAGCGCCAAGTggaggaggattttggggacctgctggagca GTACAAGCACTTCAAGTCCTTGCCGGAGTCGCTGAGCCTGGAGCGGCTGAGCCTGGTGGGGAGCCAGTCCCAGGAGGAGGTGGATGCACCCACGGCAGGGGACAGTGGCCCCAGCAAGGTCCCCTGCAGGACACGGTCACTCGAGGAGGAGCCCAACCTCGAGCCCTTGGCCTT GCGCCTGCCACAGAGAAGAGCTGCGACCCTTCCCCCCAGAGAACTCCCAAACCTGGAGGAGACACTGGGCCACCCCtcccctgccactgctgaggaGCCACCAGCCTCTGCCAAGCCccccctgggggtccctgggccaccacgggtgtccctgtccctcggTGGGACAGGCAGCGGTGCCACCCAGCCCGGGCCCCGCAAG gagcagcagcgcATCGTGTCCCCAGAGACCGACAGTGGCTTCGTGGGCTCGGAGGCCAGCAGGGTGTCACCCCCCGTGCACACCCCTGAGCACCATCCCCCTGGCCCCAG GGCTCCGGGCTCTCTGGGACCCTccgtccccatccccagcaggCTCCGTTCCCCACGGGAGAGAGAGATGACCCCGCTTCCCTCGGAGACGGCACTGATGGGCATCTACCTCCcagagggcacaggggggccccccagcagcccctctcagagcagctcccccCCTCGCTGGGCTGAGGGCAGCGAGGTGGGGCCAGACCCCGACGGTGATGGCA ctCACACGGACTCAGAGGTGGCAGCCAGGATCTGTGCCAGCGCCGGTGGCCACcccccagccatggccaggagccccaccagccccctgccctccccacaaACGCCATCCCCCACCCTCCTGTCCCCCGACCTGCCGTCCCTCGACCCGGCTCACTGTGACCTGCTGGGCTCCCGTCTGGAGCGCGA CCAGGCCATCCGGGCGCTGCAGGACGAGGTGTGGCGGCTGCGGCggaggctggaggagagccTGTGCCACTCCCGCAGCTACCCCGAGGGAAAAGGCACTCCCGGTGTCACCCCGGCCCGGAGGCAGCCGGTGGCCAGCGGAGCATCGGCCCCGCAGGACGCGACACCCTCGGG GGAGCCGAGCCCCCCTGTGCGGGGCAGGGCGGCCCCCAGGGTCACACCCATGCGGAGGGGAAGGTCGGCATCGCTGCCACGGAGCAAGCCCGAGCTGGACCTCG GTCTGCAGCTGGGTCCCGGCGGATGCCACCCCCCTTCCCTGTCCTCCACCGCAGCCTCCGAGTCAGAGCCCGGGCCCCGGGCACCCCCCGCCCTGCGGAAGCACCTTGGGAAGGCCCCGGGGCCGGTGACATTCCGGGGACAGCACGCAG GGACACGGTACCAGGCAGGGACACCACGTGCCACCCCGGCACCCCGGGAAGAGCCGGGCACCTCGGGCTGTCCCCGATGTCACAGGGGCAGGACGGCATCAG CTGCATTTGGGGGAGGTGACACTCccaggcacccccagcacagcacccccaggagAACGTCCTGCCCCACCTGCCGGGCACCCAcgggcagcagggacacagccacacATG AGCATGTCCCTGGTGGCTCCTGTCCCCCAggtccccaggctggagccCAGAAGCTGGAGCAACCTGGAATTTGGTACTTGGCAGCCACCCCTGCTGCCACCGTCTGCCTGGCACCCGTCCCCCTCGTGCCTTACGTGCCCTCCATGCT cTACTGCTCCCCAGCAGTTCCtacctcagccccagccctggccggGGTCCCCCTCGGTGTCCCCCGGCGGGCAGAGCGTCCCCCCCGGCCCCAGGGCCACCAGCGCCGCCTGagcctggagctggaggagctggaggagctgaactGGTGCCTGGGCCGGGCTGTGGAGGCTGCCCAGAGCgccaggctgagctccagccGCATCAGCCGGGCCCTGGCCGCAGAGCTGGGCCGGCCACGGGGCTCCTGCCTCTTCTGA